The Roseibium sp. Sym1 genomic interval CCCGAGACCACGATCCCGGCCGAGGTCAGCTCCAGACGGTCGCTGGACGCCACCTTGTCCTCGACCCAGGCCGAGAGACTGCCGTCCACGCTGGCCGAGACCTTCTCGACCGGGGCGTTGCCGCCCTTGCCGACCGCATCGAAGGTCGCGGTGCGGATGGTCATGACCTTCTTCGCATCCGAGGTCCTGACCGTCTGGATCGCGTTCCCGGCATAGATCGGGCGGTCGAAGGTCGAGCCGTCATGCACGGCGAGAACTTCCGAGATCACCATCACGTCGAGCAGCGCGGCCACGCGCGGCAGCACCGACTTCGACAGCGCGCCCGAGGCGGCGACGATGTGCTCGTAGTCGCCCGCCAGCGACACGATCAGCGCGGCGGTGGGTTCAGCCAAGCCATGGGCATAGGCCGCATCCTCGGCCAGAAGCACCTTGGCCACGCCGTCCAGCGTTGCGGCCTCGGCCGCTGCGGCAGTGGCGTCCGGACCGGCGACCAGCACCGTCACCGGACCCAGCGACATCACCGCGGTCAGCGCCTTGGCCACCTGGTCGGTCGCCATTTTGCCATCGACCACATCAGCAAGAAGAAGAACGGCCATCTCAGATCACCCCCGCTTCGTCTTTCAGTTTCTGGATCAGCTCGGCCACGGAAGCCACCTTGACCCCCGCCTTGCGGCCCGCCGGTTCAACGGTCTTGACCACCGTCAGGCGGGGCGAGACGTCCACGCCATAGTCGGCGGGCGTCTTGGTGGCCAAGGGCTTGGCCTTGGCCTTCATGATGTTCGGCAAGGACGCATAGCGCGGCTCGTTCAGGCGCAGATCGACGGTGATGATGGTCGGCAGCTTGACCGAAATCGTCTGCAACCCGCCGTCCACCTCGCGCGTCACGCGGGCCGTGTCGCCCTCGATGGCGACCTCGGAGGCGAAGGTCGCCTGGCTCCAGCCCAGCAGGGCGGCCAGCATCTGGCCCGTGGCGTTCATGTCGTTGTCGATCGCCTGCTTGCCGCAGAGGACGAGGCCCGGCGCCTCTTCCTTGACGACCGCAGCCAGCAGCTTGGCCACGGCCAGCGGCTCGATATCGGTGTGG includes:
- a CDS encoding electron transfer flavoprotein subunit alpha/FixB family protein, producing the protein MAVLLLADVVDGKMATDQVAKALTAVMSLGPVTVLVAGPDATAAAAEAATLDGVAKVLLAEDAAYAHGLAEPTAALIVSLAGDYEHIVAASGALSKSVLPRVAALLDVMVISEVLAVHDGSTFDRPIYAGNAIQTVRTSDAKKVMTIRTATFDAVGKGGNAPVEKVSASVDGSLSAWVEDKVASSDRLELTSAGIVVSGGRGVGSQADFALIEKLADKLNAAVGASRAAVDSGYAPNDWQVGQTGKVVAPDLYVAVGISGAIQHLAGMKDSKVIVAINKDEEAPIFRVADYGLVADLFTAIPELIEKL
- a CDS encoding electron transfer flavoprotein subunit beta/FixA family protein, with amino-acid sequence MKVLVPVKRVIDYNVKVRVKADGSGVDLANVKMSMNPFDEIAVEEAIRLKEKGVATEVVVVSIGVKQAQETLRNALAMGADRAILIEAAADVHTDIEPLAVAKLLAAVVKEEAPGLVLCGKQAIDNDMNATGQMLAALLGWSQATFASEVAIEGDTARVTREVDGGLQTISVKLPTIITVDLRLNEPRYASLPNIMKAKAKPLATKTPADYGVDVSPRLTVVKTVEPAGRKAGVKVASVAELIQKLKDEAGVI